A single window of Puniceicoccus vermicola DNA harbors:
- a CDS encoding GntR family transcriptional regulator, producing MKKSEFLIQGLRSKIETLPPGQKLPSIRTLIRQFQTSLHSLNIALRELESEGLVTIRHGSGVFVNSQKGTRYIEFHRDLYPKVSIDTKEASLAKALGKAGWSTIVQNYHSGNSSLDITPNKEAHAHVVLSSLVASTPRWLNSILESGKPTVLYGREGSPYQLEYVTGDEHHYLSLLIKHLKALKHRNIAFLVNEPASINMHNRCDIFQTMLDMLELEPGIIIPCDTEYGESSTVKAKEGLEKHLQKTKGKVDFTALICASSAGVVGAMRALHNHGLSIPKDCSLASFGRHEQNSLLVPSVTEAGAQDDAWGEAVVEVLKNRFKNPDSPLKGIKLKAELFPKESTGTPPQKVDSSKA from the coding sequence ATGAAAAAGTCAGAATTTCTCATTCAGGGCCTACGCTCAAAGATCGAAACTCTCCCGCCAGGCCAAAAACTTCCTTCGATCCGAACCCTAATCCGGCAGTTTCAAACAAGCTTGCATTCGCTAAACATAGCCCTGCGCGAACTGGAATCAGAAGGGCTGGTCACCATACGTCACGGCAGCGGAGTCTTCGTCAACTCGCAGAAAGGCACTCGATATATAGAATTTCACCGAGATCTCTACCCGAAGGTCTCAATTGACACCAAAGAAGCTTCTCTGGCCAAAGCATTAGGAAAAGCTGGATGGAGCACTATCGTCCAAAACTATCATAGCGGAAACAGCAGCTTGGACATCACTCCAAACAAAGAGGCCCATGCTCACGTTGTCCTTTCGAGCCTAGTCGCATCGACGCCCAGATGGCTAAACAGCATTCTGGAGAGCGGGAAACCAACGGTGCTCTACGGCCGAGAGGGGAGTCCATACCAATTGGAGTACGTTACCGGTGACGAACATCATTATCTCAGCTTGCTGATCAAACACCTCAAAGCCTTGAAACACCGCAATATCGCTTTCCTGGTGAACGAACCTGCTTCCATTAATATGCACAATCGCTGCGATATTTTCCAAACGATGCTTGATATGCTCGAACTCGAACCTGGCATCATCATCCCCTGCGACACGGAGTACGGAGAAAGCAGCACCGTGAAGGCAAAAGAAGGACTCGAAAAACACTTACAAAAAACAAAGGGGAAAGTCGATTTCACGGCACTCATCTGCGCCAGTTCCGCGGGTGTCGTAGGTGCCATGCGCGCCCTACATAATCACGGTCTATCGATCCCCAAAGACTGCAGTCTAGCCTCATTTGGCAGGCATGAGCAGAATTCCCTGTTAGTCCCATCGGTTACCGAGGCCGGAGCACAGGATGACGCGTGGGGAGAAGCCGTAGTGGAAGTGCTCAAAAACCGTTTTAAGAATCCCGATTCGCCCCTCAAGGGTATAAAACTCAAGGCTGAACTATTTCCAAAGGAGTCCACAGGCACTCCACCCCAAAAAGTCGACTCATCAAAAGCGTAG
- a CDS encoding PEP-CTERM sorting domain-containing protein produces MSYETASGINAENSGSQTIGFDGSSVLKTNDPALRLGGSQTFWLRVNLETMPANIALMTRSRALNGSRGISLQLVNGKAAAYVSSDGDSYEVALTDNSYTLQTGTWYDISLVYDASNSVALSIYSPETGNLISAAETTSDVPASISTTNNIGSGYFQVGAINNGSAGSTWAVPDGTQIESAGVWDSALSGTDIARLSSIPEPASFGLLIGVLGAAWCVRRR; encoded by the coding sequence ATGAGCTATGAGACTGCCTCGGGGATTAATGCGGAGAATTCAGGTAGTCAGACCATCGGCTTTGACGGTTCCAGTGTTTTAAAAACCAATGACCCGGCTCTCCGTCTTGGGGGATCTCAAACATTCTGGCTTCGTGTAAATCTCGAGACCATGCCCGCCAACATAGCCTTGATGACTCGCTCGCGTGCTCTAAACGGGAGCCGGGGCATCTCCTTGCAGTTAGTGAATGGAAAGGCTGCCGCCTATGTTTCCTCCGATGGTGATAGTTACGAAGTGGCACTGACCGATAATAGCTACACCTTGCAAACCGGTACATGGTATGACATTTCGCTAGTCTATGATGCGTCGAATAGTGTGGCGCTGTCGATCTATAGCCCCGAGACGGGGAATCTGATCAGCGCAGCTGAGACGACTTCCGATGTGCCCGCATCTATCTCGACGACGAACAATATCGGTAGCGGATATTTTCAAGTCGGAGCCATCAATAATGGTAGTGCCGGAAGCACATGGGCTGTTCCGGACGGAACACAGATTGAATCAGCGGGTGTGTGGGATTCTGCTTTGAGTGGGACGGATATCGCCCGGCTTTCTTCCATTCCTGAACCTGCCAGTTTTGGTCTGCTGATAGGAGTGTTGGGGGCCGCATGGTGTGTTCGCAGACGCTAG
- a CDS encoding GNAT family N-acetyltransferase produces the protein MNTIETKRLLLRNFVPEDASALFDYLHEPRVSCFLSLKLEDSAAAQREASKRSQNEDNIAVCLKSTNELIGDLFATRGEEQDTFSVGWNFNARFEGAGLATEAAHKLFDFLFSTKNARRLYAYAEEDNIASQRVCEKLGMRHEGTFKEYVSFEKDSDGSPIFVDTRQYAILSKEWRS, from the coding sequence ATGAATACAATCGAAACAAAACGGCTCTTGCTCAGGAACTTCGTGCCCGAAGATGCGTCCGCTCTATTCGACTACCTGCATGAGCCCAGAGTAAGCTGTTTTCTTTCTCTCAAGCTCGAGGACAGCGCCGCTGCACAACGGGAGGCCAGTAAGCGCAGCCAGAATGAAGACAACATCGCAGTCTGTCTGAAGAGCACAAACGAGCTTATCGGTGACCTGTTCGCGACCCGTGGAGAGGAGCAGGATACATTCTCCGTTGGCTGGAACTTCAATGCGCGATTCGAAGGGGCCGGATTGGCCACCGAAGCAGCCCACAAATTGTTTGATTTTCTTTTTTCCACAAAGAACGCTCGCCGACTCTACGCCTATGCCGAGGAAGACAACATCGCTTCACAACGCGTGTGCGAGAAACTCGGAATGCGCCATGAAGGCACCTTCAAAGAGTACGTTTCCTTCGAGAAGGACAGTGATGGAAGTCCCATCTTCGTAGATACACGACAGTACGCAATCCTCAGCAAGGAATGGAGATCATGA
- a CDS encoding alpha/beta hydrolase fold domain-containing protein translates to MSNESSHKLHPDDLVLSQARLGLHLLEDGERFPCFLVLPGGGYEDVVHSEGPPVAAWLNSIGISAVVLDYTVSRGNRNQTIYPAPQQQALYTLRWLRQQAENLNLDESKIGVIGFSAGGHLAACTANGFDREDWLLDPDQTLQTIPARPDACILAYAVLNTQGPFAHRGSMHNLLGNGFANSSISEELNWPERIHSKAPDTFIWHTQEDATVPVENAYRMALRLQEKGIPHEAHVFPKGSHGLGICSLDFRRQGAVEQWRALAERWLREIGF, encoded by the coding sequence GTGTCTAACGAGTCTTCTCACAAACTCCACCCCGACGATCTCGTGCTCTCGCAGGCACGCCTGGGCCTTCATCTCCTCGAGGATGGGGAGCGCTTTCCCTGCTTTCTCGTTTTACCCGGCGGAGGATATGAGGATGTCGTTCACTCGGAAGGACCTCCGGTCGCCGCCTGGCTGAACTCGATCGGGATCTCCGCCGTTGTTTTGGATTACACGGTCAGCCGCGGGAACCGGAATCAAACGATCTATCCCGCCCCCCAACAACAGGCTCTCTACACGCTTCGGTGGCTTCGCCAGCAAGCGGAGAATCTGAATCTCGACGAATCGAAAATCGGAGTCATTGGGTTCTCCGCGGGTGGGCACCTCGCGGCCTGCACCGCGAATGGCTTCGATCGAGAAGATTGGCTCCTCGATCCTGATCAGACGTTGCAAACCATACCGGCCCGACCGGACGCCTGCATCCTGGCCTATGCCGTCCTAAATACCCAGGGCCCCTTTGCCCACCGGGGAAGCATGCACAACCTGCTCGGGAATGGGTTCGCCAACTCCTCTATCTCCGAGGAGCTCAATTGGCCCGAAAGGATCCACTCGAAAGCCCCGGACACATTCATCTGGCACACGCAAGAAGACGCCACAGTGCCTGTCGAGAACGCTTATCGCATGGCCCTAAGACTCCAGGAGAAAGGAATCCCCCACGAAGCTCACGTATTTCCCAAAGGTTCTCACGGTCTGGGCATTTGCTCCCTCGACTTTCGGCGGCAAGGCGCCGTCGAACAATGGAGGGCACTGGCAGAACGCTGGTTGCGCGAAATCGGATTCTGA
- a CDS encoding sodium:solute symporter family protein, whose protein sequence is MIIEYLTLSVYLGVLLALGAYFKKFTTNLSDFVRGGGQGSWWLIGTSILMSAISAFTFTGNASAAFEGGPSLLVIYAANCAGFACGGLFIGPWMRQTRAYTTADVIRTRFGVPVEQFGACFGVLIGPITAAIQLYALSLFASTVMGLPLIPVMISIAVIVTFYSTSGGKWAVMATDFVQAMVMLSITLLVCFLSLRAIGGIPEFLSFFKDPRFAEDFQFIKESGAFPGNRYTWLWAVAIFLMQVNSQLSLSAAGRFISARDGKEASRASWLAFVLMALGSAVWFIPPMIARFLFEADILNSGLDKPAESAYAFIAMKLLPNGLLGMLIAAMFAATMSSMDTGLNSQVGAIVRNIIPRLRGALGRTEPLSQKVEMRICHIATIFLGTLIVCYALLFVFYSQITLFDASLTVASVIGVPMSFPMFLGLWLKRLPKWSYFPIFFACLAPSIWSFIDEKMFENAWTVQERAIWIMLFGTVAAIVCLILSKRSSEKSQADVRAFFINMHTPIDYQNEVGEAEVDYEQYFVISKAVCTVGALILLILLAPNDLFNRLCILFVAGFVLTIGALLRIGGKRMKAKSLAASINH, encoded by the coding sequence ATGATCATCGAATATCTTACCCTCTCCGTATACCTCGGGGTTCTTCTGGCTCTTGGGGCCTACTTCAAGAAGTTCACCACGAATTTAAGTGACTTTGTCCGCGGAGGTGGCCAAGGAAGCTGGTGGCTGATCGGAACGAGTATTCTCATGTCAGCGATCAGTGCCTTCACCTTCACCGGAAATGCTTCCGCCGCTTTCGAGGGAGGCCCTTCCTTGCTCGTCATTTACGCCGCCAACTGTGCCGGCTTCGCCTGTGGTGGTCTCTTCATCGGGCCGTGGATGCGCCAGACCCGCGCCTACACAACCGCGGATGTCATCCGGACGCGATTTGGAGTGCCCGTCGAGCAGTTCGGCGCCTGCTTCGGAGTCTTGATCGGTCCCATAACCGCAGCGATCCAACTCTACGCCCTTTCCCTCTTTGCCAGCACGGTGATGGGGCTGCCCCTCATTCCCGTCATGATCTCGATTGCGGTCATCGTCACCTTCTACTCGACCTCGGGCGGAAAGTGGGCGGTCATGGCGACCGATTTCGTGCAGGCCATGGTCATGCTCTCCATTACCCTTTTGGTATGCTTTCTGTCATTGCGGGCCATTGGCGGCATCCCCGAGTTTCTCTCTTTCTTCAAGGACCCCCGCTTCGCAGAAGACTTCCAATTCATCAAGGAAAGCGGTGCCTTTCCCGGGAACCGATACACCTGGCTTTGGGCCGTCGCGATCTTCCTGATGCAGGTAAACTCCCAACTCAGCCTCTCTGCTGCGGGTCGCTTCATCTCCGCCCGCGATGGCAAGGAAGCCTCACGCGCCTCCTGGCTGGCTTTCGTCCTCATGGCTCTGGGAAGTGCCGTTTGGTTTATCCCGCCGATGATCGCCCGCTTTCTCTTTGAGGCCGACATTCTCAACTCCGGACTCGATAAGCCTGCAGAAAGCGCCTACGCCTTCATCGCCATGAAGCTCCTGCCCAATGGGCTGCTGGGCATGCTGATCGCCGCCATGTTCGCCGCTACGATGAGCAGCATGGATACCGGACTCAACAGCCAAGTGGGGGCGATCGTCCGCAACATCATTCCCCGTTTGCGGGGAGCCCTGGGCCGCACCGAACCCCTTTCGCAAAAGGTCGAAATGCGGATCTGCCACATCGCAACCATCTTTCTCGGCACTCTTATCGTTTGCTACGCATTACTCTTCGTCTTCTACAGCCAGATCACCCTTTTCGACGCGAGCCTGACCGTGGCTTCGGTCATCGGCGTTCCGATGTCGTTTCCGATGTTTCTGGGACTCTGGCTAAAGAGGCTGCCGAAGTGGTCGTACTTCCCCATTTTCTTCGCCTGCCTCGCCCCGTCAATCTGGTCCTTCATCGACGAAAAAATGTTCGAGAACGCCTGGACCGTTCAGGAACGCGCGATCTGGATCATGCTCTTCGGCACCGTCGCAGCCATCGTCTGCCTGATCCTGTCGAAACGCTCCAGCGAAAAGTCCCAAGCCGATGTCCGGGCCTTCTTCATAAACATGCACACTCCAATCGACTATCAGAACGAGGTGGGAGAGGCAGAGGTCGACTATGAGCAATACTTTGTCATCTCCAAAGCCGTCTGCACGGTCGGTGCCCTCATCCTCCTCATTCTCCTGGCCCCCAACGACCTCTTCAATCGTCTCTGCATTCTCTTCGTTGCGGGCTTTGTCCTGACCATCGGAGCCCTCCTTCGCATTGGAGGGAAGCGCATGAAGGCGAAATCGCTCGCCGCTTCCATTAATCATTGA
- a CDS encoding ADP-ribosylglycohydrolase family protein encodes MTQKQTTLSLQESVAGCWLGKSIGGTIGLSAEGDIGPLNFTYYDPVPTIAPPNDDLELQLVWLHLLEQKGFELTQEDFRQAWIDHIHYMWDEYGRCRWNLRRGVPTAAVGTFENWFGSSMGSPIRSEIWAILCAGKPEHAAAYARLDASLDHGREGIAGEVFLAVLQSLILDNVELRNALRRALEAIDPQSETAKALQLAFDLHAHGHREWNAYHEIVATHGQENFTHAPLNLALIGWALLYGDGDFDKSLLLGTNCGYDTDCTAATVGATLGMMIGPEGIDERWKTPIGDGVFIGPGIIGIQAAETLADLTDRTLKLQKKFAKQSLTPLPALPAIPVVNLNDLPGTIGILPRGETSPVPWANGELPREVLEAGGAEWTWTVGPESRNGCRFVALAREGCRFYLDEQLILDCPTESEFVPAVHRPIQEAKTIFQPSQASYRVRLELNSRSADQEASAYIGLPNYHITTWDGSVLPHAATLPAPEPKVASNDQ; translated from the coding sequence ATGACACAAAAGCAAACAACTCTCTCACTGCAAGAAAGTGTCGCAGGCTGCTGGCTCGGCAAGTCCATTGGAGGCACGATCGGCCTTTCCGCAGAAGGCGACATCGGCCCACTCAATTTCACCTACTACGATCCGGTTCCGACAATCGCTCCGCCCAATGATGATCTCGAACTTCAACTCGTGTGGCTACACCTACTCGAACAGAAGGGCTTCGAACTCACTCAGGAGGATTTCCGGCAAGCATGGATCGACCACATTCACTACATGTGGGATGAATACGGCCGCTGCCGTTGGAATCTACGCCGCGGCGTCCCAACCGCAGCCGTCGGCACCTTCGAGAACTGGTTTGGCTCCAGCATGGGCTCTCCGATCCGTTCCGAGATCTGGGCAATCCTTTGCGCCGGAAAACCTGAACACGCCGCTGCCTACGCGAGGCTCGACGCCTCCCTCGATCACGGCCGGGAGGGGATTGCCGGCGAGGTTTTTCTCGCCGTGCTTCAATCACTGATCCTCGACAACGTCGAACTCCGGAACGCTCTTCGAAGAGCTCTCGAAGCCATTGACCCCCAATCCGAAACCGCAAAAGCCCTCCAACTCGCTTTCGACCTCCATGCACACGGGCACCGCGAATGGAACGCCTACCATGAGATCGTGGCTACGCATGGGCAGGAGAACTTCACCCACGCTCCTTTGAATCTCGCGCTCATCGGGTGGGCACTGCTTTACGGGGATGGTGATTTCGACAAGTCGCTCCTTCTCGGAACAAACTGCGGCTACGACACCGACTGCACCGCTGCTACCGTCGGCGCCACACTGGGCATGATGATCGGCCCGGAAGGAATCGACGAGCGATGGAAAACACCGATTGGTGATGGAGTCTTCATCGGCCCCGGGATCATCGGCATCCAGGCAGCGGAGACTCTCGCAGACCTCACCGACCGCACCCTGAAGCTTCAGAAAAAGTTTGCCAAACAGTCACTGACACCGCTCCCAGCATTACCGGCAATTCCGGTGGTGAATTTGAACGACCTCCCCGGAACCATTGGGATCCTCCCCCGCGGAGAGACGTCACCGGTCCCCTGGGCCAACGGAGAATTACCGCGGGAAGTCCTGGAAGCCGGTGGTGCCGAATGGACTTGGACCGTCGGACCGGAATCGCGAAACGGCTGCCGATTCGTCGCCCTCGCCCGCGAGGGCTGCCGATTCTATCTCGATGAGCAATTGATTCTGGACTGTCCCACAGAAAGCGAATTCGTACCAGCCGTACATCGACCGATTCAAGAGGCAAAGACCATCTTCCAACCCTCCCAAGCCTCCTATCGCGTCCGTTTGGAGTTGAACTCCCGGTCAGCGGATCAGGAAGCCTCTGCGTACATCGGCCTCCCAAACTATCACATCACCACCTGGGACGGAAGTGTGCTGCCGCATGCCGCCACCCTTCCCGCTCCCGAGCCCAAAGTCGCATCCAACGACCAATAA
- a CDS encoding sialate O-acetylesterase: MKSFKILLIALLPLASVTAKELDLYLLIGQSNMAGRAPYTPVDAHEIPGVFLLDSEDLWEPASNPLNRYSTIRKDLSMQKMNPGYSFSLAMREAQPERELGLVVNARGGSKIEEWSRDSEYYQEALRRTKIALKDGTLRGILWHQGEANANDPAYLDKISQLIRNFREDLDAPEIPFIAGQINTSGDYLFNQLILQLPSVVEHTAVVSNQGLTAMDRWHFDHDSMILLGQRYAEKMLMLEPSVEPFTE; the protein is encoded by the coding sequence GTGAAATCATTCAAAATCCTCCTCATCGCCCTCCTCCCGCTCGCGAGTGTTACCGCCAAGGAACTCGATCTCTATTTGCTGATCGGTCAATCGAACATGGCTGGACGTGCACCGTATACGCCAGTTGATGCACATGAAATCCCCGGTGTCTTTCTCTTGGATAGCGAAGACCTATGGGAACCAGCCAGCAACCCCCTGAACCGCTACTCAACGATCCGCAAGGATCTAAGCATGCAAAAAATGAACCCCGGATACAGCTTCTCTCTGGCAATGAGGGAGGCCCAACCTGAACGAGAACTGGGGCTGGTCGTGAATGCTCGCGGAGGGAGTAAAATAGAAGAATGGTCCCGCGACAGTGAATACTACCAGGAAGCCCTTCGCCGGACCAAGATCGCACTGAAAGATGGCACGCTTCGAGGAATCCTCTGGCATCAAGGCGAGGCCAACGCCAACGACCCCGCCTATCTCGACAAAATCAGCCAGCTCATCCGCAATTTCCGTGAAGACCTGGATGCCCCCGAGATTCCCTTCATTGCCGGACAGATCAACACCTCCGGCGACTACCTCTTCAATCAGCTGATCCTCCAGCTACCCAGTGTAGTGGAGCACACCGCCGTCGTCTCCAATCAAGGCCTGACCGCCATGGACCGATGGCACTTCGACCACGACAGCATGATCCTCCTCGGACAGCGCTACGCCGAGAAGATGCTGATGCTTGAGCCATCCGTAGAGCCGTTCACCGAATAG
- a CDS encoding FAD-dependent oxidoreductase: protein MSDSTNLPKYHYDVIVMGGGPSGAHAGIAAAREGKKVLVVEKHGFLGGSLTAMGVGPMMSFHNPAGEQVVMGQAEELIQRLMQKNASPGHIPDSVTYCSTVTPFDSEALKIELESMLLEAGADLLYHTHFACAEKDDSGQVSTITLCNKAGLQRYEAKVFIDATGDGDLSAALGAKFALGRPGDNATQPMTMNLKIGNVDMAAVRQSVFDDPDDFEFDLGAEEGLRRLKETPRVSLKAYTKTWKAAKARGEVDVPREFVLFFETATPGVVIVNTSRIQGLDGTNPYDLSKAEVIGRKQNLQIFHFLKTHCKGFENAIQMDGAAQIGIRETRRIEGLYTMTAEDVLNETSFPDPIALGGYPIDIHSPDKVETNSNHLADNTKYQIPMRCLLPKQPNNLIVAGRCISATHEAMAAFRVSPIAMAIGQAAGTMAAVAVENKLPANQIDYESVRSHLIAGKAKLPATTSALASH, encoded by the coding sequence ATGTCTGATTCCACAAATTTACCAAAGTATCATTACGACGTCATCGTGATGGGCGGCGGCCCATCGGGCGCGCACGCCGGAATCGCAGCGGCTCGTGAGGGTAAGAAAGTGCTTGTCGTTGAGAAACACGGCTTCCTTGGCGGCTCTCTCACGGCCATGGGCGTGGGTCCCATGATGAGCTTTCACAACCCAGCTGGAGAGCAAGTCGTCATGGGACAGGCGGAAGAACTCATTCAACGCCTGATGCAGAAAAACGCCAGCCCTGGCCACATCCCGGATAGCGTCACTTACTGCAGCACCGTCACTCCCTTCGACAGCGAGGCACTCAAGATCGAGCTGGAAAGTATGCTACTGGAAGCAGGTGCCGACCTACTCTACCACACACACTTTGCCTGCGCCGAAAAGGACGATTCGGGTCAAGTCAGCACCATCACACTCTGCAATAAAGCTGGCCTACAACGCTACGAGGCGAAGGTCTTCATCGATGCCACAGGTGACGGTGACTTATCGGCTGCTCTCGGCGCTAAATTTGCCTTGGGACGACCGGGTGACAACGCCACGCAGCCGATGACCATGAATTTAAAAATCGGCAATGTTGACATGGCCGCCGTTCGCCAAAGCGTTTTCGATGATCCGGACGATTTTGAATTCGATCTGGGAGCCGAAGAAGGTCTCCGCCGACTCAAAGAAACGCCACGCGTCAGTCTCAAAGCTTATACCAAGACTTGGAAAGCAGCCAAAGCACGCGGTGAAGTGGATGTGCCCCGTGAGTTTGTTCTGTTTTTCGAGACGGCCACACCTGGGGTCGTCATTGTGAATACTTCACGTATCCAAGGACTCGACGGAACCAATCCATATGACTTGAGCAAAGCGGAAGTCATTGGCCGCAAACAAAATCTGCAGATATTCCATTTCCTCAAGACACACTGTAAAGGCTTTGAGAATGCGATCCAGATGGACGGCGCGGCTCAGATAGGCATCCGGGAAACACGACGTATTGAAGGACTCTATACGATGACCGCAGAGGATGTGCTCAACGAGACCTCATTCCCGGACCCCATCGCACTGGGTGGCTATCCCATCGACATTCACTCGCCCGATAAAGTCGAAACCAATTCCAATCATCTAGCCGACAACACAAAGTACCAAATTCCGATGCGCTGCCTCCTGCCGAAACAGCCCAATAATTTGATCGTCGCCGGACGCTGTATCAGTGCCACCCACGAAGCCATGGCCGCCTTTCGCGTCAGCCCAATCGCTATGGCCATCGGTCAGGCCGCCGGAACGATGGCCGCAGTCGCGGTCGAGAATAAGCTTCCAGCCAACCAAATCGACTACGAATCCGTGCGTTCCCACTTAATCGCAGGCAAAGCCAAACTGCCGGCAACGACGAGCGCGCTCGCATCACACTAA
- a CDS encoding prepilin-type N-terminal cleavage/methylation domain-containing protein — protein MRRKNGFSLVELLVVMAVVGLLVAITVPVIHSMRKRSENTECASKLRTLGLAGLSWINENNGNMLDSMFWRAPVETNSGTLLPYLGFTNDQLGTEQPTPLSCPASFAEVGPNPDWNRSYSINIYACASENNKRKEDGLYSRNVTNIFQIEQPSRMAFFMDGNFLASGAAERKAGVQSVSIPWNENTKTGFYNQHPGNTFNVVFMDGHVDSLTLEDLPTGSDVEKRTSPFFGSLR, from the coding sequence ATGAGGCGGAAAAACGGCTTCTCGTTAGTTGAATTGCTTGTCGTGATGGCGGTTGTCGGGCTGTTGGTGGCTATCACTGTCCCTGTTATTCATTCCATGCGTAAACGCTCAGAAAATACGGAGTGTGCTTCGAAGCTTCGTACTCTCGGTCTCGCTGGTTTGAGTTGGATTAACGAGAACAACGGGAACATGCTTGATTCCATGTTTTGGCGTGCTCCCGTAGAGACGAATTCTGGAACGCTGTTGCCCTATCTCGGTTTTACCAATGACCAACTGGGAACGGAACAACCCACTCCGCTTTCATGCCCTGCCTCTTTCGCAGAGGTTGGTCCGAATCCTGATTGGAATCGGAGTTATTCGATCAATATTTACGCTTGCGCATCGGAAAATAATAAGCGCAAGGAAGATGGGCTCTACAGCCGTAATGTGACTAACATTTTTCAGATTGAGCAGCCCTCTAGAATGGCATTCTTTATGGATGGAAACTTTCTTGCCTCGGGAGCCGCCGAACGTAAGGCCGGAGTTCAGAGCGTGTCCATCCCTTGGAACGAAAACACTAAGACGGGGTTCTACAACCAGCACCCAGGGAATACATTCAATGTTGTTTTCATGGACGGGCACGTGGATTCTCTGACTTTAGAAGATTTGCCTACGGGCTCCGACGTTGAGAAACGCACAAGTCCTTTCTTTGGGAGTCTGAGGTAG
- a CDS encoding GH1 family beta-glucosidase — protein sequence MTANTHHATRYAFPETFQWGVAAAAAQIEGGAYADGKGESVWDSYAKVPGKIKNGDNLDVACDHYHRFPEDFALMRQLGIEHYRLSISWPRIYPEGDGDVNQAGLDYYHRLFDSMEANGITPWVTLFHWDLPQSLEARFGGWRSRETVNAFARYAETVVKAFSSRVKHWFTLNEIVAFTQRAYGMERNAPGIVCDLKTVNQTFHHALLCHGHAVRSVREYGQEGSIVGLVDNPLVPIPLSESQGDIDAAQACFIEDSMRVLNPIYRGEYSTEYIEKFGEENVPTVQERDFELITAECDFIGLNIYWGYYVRAGADGQRERVPFPPDYPTASVDWLKITPESLYWGPRHIRDVYGDQKIYIAESGCGYHDEPLNENGECLDLQRRDLVRSYLKELHRAIQDGIDVRGYFLWSFMDNFEWGEGYGIRFGIIHMDYETLKRTPKLSAIWYSEVIRNNTLYPPLSTNFPELATSV from the coding sequence ATGACCGCAAACACCCACCACGCTACACGATACGCTTTTCCCGAAACCTTTCAATGGGGAGTCGCCGCCGCCGCCGCCCAGATCGAAGGAGGCGCCTATGCGGACGGTAAGGGCGAATCCGTATGGGACTCTTATGCGAAAGTGCCGGGAAAGATTAAGAATGGAGACAATCTGGACGTTGCCTGCGATCACTATCATCGCTTCCCGGAGGACTTCGCGTTGATGCGCCAGCTTGGGATTGAGCACTATCGTCTCTCCATTTCCTGGCCCCGCATCTACCCCGAGGGAGATGGCGACGTCAACCAGGCCGGGCTCGATTACTATCACCGCCTCTTTGACTCAATGGAGGCCAATGGCATCACCCCTTGGGTTACCCTGTTTCACTGGGACCTTCCCCAGTCGCTGGAAGCACGATTCGGAGGCTGGCGGTCCCGCGAAACCGTCAACGCCTTCGCCCGCTACGCCGAAACGGTGGTGAAGGCCTTCAGCAGTCGCGTAAAGCACTGGTTCACCTTAAACGAAATCGTGGCCTTCACGCAGCGCGCTTACGGGATGGAACGCAACGCCCCCGGAATCGTTTGTGATCTTAAGACCGTCAATCAGACCTTCCACCATGCCCTTCTCTGCCACGGCCACGCGGTGCGGTCCGTTCGCGAATACGGCCAGGAAGGCAGTATTGTCGGTTTGGTGGACAACCCACTCGTCCCGATTCCCCTCAGCGAATCGCAAGGGGACATCGACGCCGCCCAGGCCTGCTTCATTGAAGATAGCATGCGCGTTCTCAATCCAATTTACCGGGGCGAATATTCGACCGAGTACATCGAAAAATTTGGGGAGGAGAACGTCCCCACCGTGCAAGAACGCGACTTCGAGCTCATTACCGCGGAGTGTGATTTCATCGGCCTGAATATCTACTGGGGCTACTACGTTCGAGCCGGCGCGGATGGCCAGCGGGAACGAGTTCCGTTCCCTCCGGACTATCCCACCGCTTCCGTCGACTGGCTCAAGATCACGCCCGAGTCCCTCTACTGGGGGCCGCGACACATCCGCGACGTCTACGGGGACCAAAAGATCTACATCGCCGAAAGCGGATGCGGCTACCACGACGAACCCCTCAACGAGAACGGCGAGTGCCTCGATCTACAGCGTCGCGACTTGGTCCGCAGCTACTTGAAGGAACTTCACCGCGCCATCCAAGACGGCATCGACGTGCGAGGCTACTTCCTTTGGTCCTTCATGGACAACTTTGAATGGGGTGAGGGCTACGGCATCCGCTTCGGCATCATCCACATGGACTACGAAACGCTCAAACGGACTCCCAAGCTGAGTGCGATTTGGTATTCCGAAGTCATCCGGAATAATACACTCTATCCCCCTCTCTCCACAAACTTCCCCGAGCTTGCCACCAGTGTCTAA